The Equus asinus isolate D_3611 breed Donkey chromosome 4, EquAss-T2T_v2, whole genome shotgun sequence genome has a segment encoding these proteins:
- the SMIM45 gene encoding small integral membrane protein 45 isoform X1, which translates to MCQALVLSILHKFTHFTVTIVLRPRNYFHSHFTDLETKAQVFWASACVHTLIIMRLGVGLNSGACVGPVDINHVPWGWAFVHQAFTKPHLARMCGWPGTHSSVKGLAHGSLCSCAVRAGRGGSGEASPRLSFTECPEGSVTSLNPRWDLHRGSVSVPFHRGRPRGPERLGNLPEGTHAGEGLSQVGFQLQASISEAKAAAMPHFLDWFVPVYLVISVLILVGFGACIYYFEPGLQEAHKWRMQRPLVDRDLRKTLMVRDNLAFGGPEV; encoded by the exons atgtgccaggcactggttctgagcattttacataaatttactCATTTCACAGTCACAATAGTCCTGAGACCTAGGAActattttcattcccattttacggatttggaaaccaaggcccaggttTTTTGGGCTAGCGCCTGCGTCCATACTCTTATAATTATGAGATTGGGCGTGGGCCTGAATTCGGGAGCCTGTGTGGGCCCTGTTGACATCAACCATGTCCCCTGGGGATGGGCGTTTGTTCATCAGGCTTTCACTAAGCCACACCTGGCTAGGATGTGCGGGTGGCCGGGGACCCACTCATCTGTGAAGGGCCTGGCCCACGGCAGCCTCTGCAGCTGCGCAGTCAGAGCTGGGAGGGGCGGCTCAGGGGAGGCATCGCCCAGGCTGTCCTTTACTGAGTGCCCTGAGGGATCAGTCACCTCATTGAATCCCCGCTGGGACTTGCACAGAGGCTCTGTTAGTGTCCCCTTCCACAGGGGACGAccccgaggcccagagaggttaggcaaCTTGCCTGAGGGCACACATGCTGGAGAGGGACTGAGCCAGGTGGGCTTTCAGCTACAAGCCTCCATCTCAGAGG CCAAGGCCGCCGCGATGCCGCACTTCCTGGACTGGTTCGTGCCTGTCTACCTGGTCATCTCCGTCCTCATCCTGGTGGGCTTCGGCGCCTGCATCTACTACTTCGAGCCAGGACTGCAGGAGGCGCACAAGTGGCGCATGCAGCGCCCCCTGGTGGACCGTGACCTCCGCAAGACACTGATGGTCCGTGACAACCTGGCCTTTGGAGGCCCCGAGGTCTGA
- the SMIM45 gene encoding small integral membrane protein 45 isoform X2, with amino-acid sequence MPHFLDWFVPVYLVISVLILVGFGACIYYFEPGLQEAHKWRMQRPLVDRDLRKTLMVRDNLAFGGPEV; translated from the coding sequence ATGCCGCACTTCCTGGACTGGTTCGTGCCTGTCTACCTGGTCATCTCCGTCCTCATCCTGGTGGGCTTCGGCGCCTGCATCTACTACTTCGAGCCAGGACTGCAGGAGGCGCACAAGTGGCGCATGCAGCGCCCCCTGGTGGACCGTGACCTCCGCAAGACACTGATGGTCCGTGACAACCTGGCCTTTGGAGGCCCCGAGGTCTGA